From Erigeron canadensis isolate Cc75 chromosome 8, C_canadensis_v1, whole genome shotgun sequence, one genomic window encodes:
- the LOC122578099 gene encoding pentatricopeptide repeat-containing protein At3g02330, mitochondrial, which yields MTTSLIKKTFSHIYEQCSHGKTLNHGKQAHANMIISGFVPTAYVTNCLIKMYIKCSNMDYAHKVFDKMPQRDTVSWNTMLSGYAGNGDMGMAQMMFDLIPDKDVVSWNSLVSGYSQNGSFWESVEVFIRIRREGVGLDAATCAAVLKACSGLEDCRLGVQIHSLVIRMGFLYDVVVGSATANMYAKSKMLKESIRFFDEMPFQNWVSWSTLIAGCAQNDEFFDALKLFKDMQKEGLGVSQSTYASLFRSCAGLSALRFGSQLHAHSLKMNFGSDIIVGTATLDMYAKSGMLCDAKKLFHKLLIHNLQSYNAIIIGCARVGEGFEALQLFRNLMKTDLGFDDISLSGAFSACAVTKSYITGVQLHGLTIKSMLQSNICVENAILDMYGKCGALAEARRVFDEMQVRDAVSWNAIIAAYEQNGKVDETLQLLVWMLSSGLEPDEFTFGSVLKACAALQSLNLGMEVHGRVIKSGMGLESFVGSALVDMYCKCAKVEDAEKLHERMEKQTMVSWNAIISGFSSHEQSEEAQKFFSQMLQIGIKPDNFTFATVLDTCANLATISLGRQIHGQIIKQEMQSDVFICSTLVDMYSKCGNMQDSRLMFEKSPNKDLVIWNAMICGYANHGRGNDAISVFESMKLNNVKPNLATFVSVLRACAHVGRVEEGSQYFNSMLIDYGLNPQLEHYSCMVDILGRSGQVNKAVDLINDMPMKADDVIWRTLLGICMLQKNVEVAEKAASSLLQLDPLDSSAYILLANIYSDAGMWEETKMIRKIMRRIGCKKEPGCSWTEVKSELHMFTAADKAHPICNEIYEKLDELICEMTRSGYVDDPSFIFNGNKVLEEQQEVHSVYAVR from the coding sequence ATGACCAccagtttaattaaaaaaacattctCCCATATATACGAACAATGTTCACATGGAAAGACACTGAATCATGGAAAACAAGCACATGCCAACATGATTATATCTGGGTTTGTACCCACTGCCTATGTTACTAATTGTTTGATCAAAATGTATATCAAATGTTCAAACATGGACTATGCacacaaagtgtttgataaaatgcctCAACGAGACACAGTTTCTTGGAACACTATGCTTTCCGGGTATGCTGGGAATGGAGATATGGGTATGGCTCAAATGATGTTTGATTTGATTCCTGATAAAGATGTGGTGTCGTGGAACTCGTTGGTTTCTGGCTACTCGCAGAATGGTAGTTTTTGGGAGTCGGTTGAGGTTTTTATACGCATACGACGAGAAGGTGTGGGATTGGACGCGGCTACATGTGCTGCTGTTTTGAAGGCGTGTTCGGGTTTGGAGGATTGTCGTTTAGGTGTTCAAATTCATAGTCTTGTTATTCGTATGGGGTTTCTTTATGATGTGGTTGTAGGGAGTGCGACTGCGAATATGTATGCGAAAAGCAAGATGTTGAAGGAGTCTATAAGGTTTTTTGATGAAATGCCGTTTCAGAATTGGGTTTCGTGGAGTACTTTGATTGCTGGTTGTGCTCAAAATGATGAGTTTTTTGATGCGTTGAAACTGTTTAAGGATATGCAAAAAGAAGGGTTAGGAGTTAGTCAATCGACGTATGCTAGTCTTTTTAGATCATGTGCAGGCTTATCCGCTTTAAGATTTGGTTCTCAGCTGCATGCTCATTCCTTAAAGATGAATTTCGGTTCTGATATTATAGTAGGAACTGCAACTTTGGATATGTATGCAAAATCTGGTATGTTATGTGATGCCAAAAAGCTCTTTCACAAGTTGTTGATTCATAATCTACAATCATACAATGCCATTATCATAGGTTGTGCTCGCGTTGGTGAAGGGTTCGAAGCATTGCAGCTATTTCGTAATCTGATGAAAACTGATCTTGGTTTTGATGATATAAGTTTATCAGGTGCATTTAGCGCATGTGCAGTTACCAAATCATATATAACCGGAGTGCAATTACATGGGTTAACCATCAAGAGCATGTTGCAGTCCAACATTTGTGTTGAAAACGCCATACTTGATATGTATGGAAAATGTGGAGCTCTGGCTGAAGCGCGGCgtgtgtttgatgaaatgcaaGTTAGAGATGCTGTCTCTTGGAATGCAATCATTGCTGCATATGAGCAAAACGGGAAGGTAGATGAAACTCTTCAACTGCTTGTTTGGATGCTAAGTTCAGGTTTGGAACCCGATGAGTTCACTTTTGGCAGTGTCTTGAAAGCTTGTGCTGCTTTGCAATCTTTGAATCTTGGAATGGAAGTTCATGGTAGAGTAATTAAATCGGGAATGGGTTTGGAATCGTTTGTTGGAAGTGCTCTTGTAGATATGTACTGCAAATGTGCAAAAGTCGAGGATGCGGAGAAGCTCCATGAAAGGATGGAGAAACAAACAATGGTATCATGGAATGCAATTATTTCAGGGTTTTCGTCACACGAACAAAGTGAGGAAGCTCAAAAATTCTTTTCTCAAATGTTGCAAATAGGAATTAAGCCCGATAACTTCACGTTTGCAACGGTGCTCGACACGTGTGCGAATCTTGCAACCATAAGTTTAGGAAGACAAATACATGGCCAgatcattaaacaagaaatgcAATCTGATGTGTTCATTTGCAGCACACTTGTTGACATGTACTCAAAATGTGGCAACATGCAAGATTCAAGATTAATGTTTGAAAAATCCCCAAATAAAGATCTTGTCATATGGAATGCCATGATCTGTGGATATGCTAACCATGGACGTGGAAATGATGCTATAAGTGTATTTGAATCCATGAAACTGAACAATGTAAAGCCAAACCTTGCCACTTTTGTGTCTGTCCTTCGAGCATGTGCACATGTGGGGCGTGTAGAGGAAGGATCGCAATACTTTAACTCAATGCTTATTGACTATGGTTTAAATCCTCAATTAGAACATTACTCTTGTATGGTAGATATATTAGGTCGATCGGGTCAAGTTAACAAAGCCGTAGATCTTATTAATGATATGCCTATGAAGGCTGATGATGTTATCTGGAGAACATTACTTGGTATTTGCATGTTGCAGAAGAATGTAGAGGTGGCTGAAAAGGCAGCAAGTTCACTTCTTCAATTGGACCCACTAGACTCGAGTGCATATATACTTCTAGCCAATATATATTCTGATGCTGGTATGTGGGAAGAGACAAAAATGATTAGGAAAATTATGAGGCGCATTGGGTGTAAAAAAGAGCCAGGTTGTAGTTGGACGGAAGTCAAATCTGAGTTGCATATGTTTACTGCTGCGGACAAAGCTCATCCTATATGCAATGAGATTTATGAGAAGTTGGATGAGCTAATTTGTGAGATGACACGGTCAGGGTATGTGGATGATCCCAGTTTTATATTCAACGGTAACAAGGTACTAGAAGAACAACAAGAAGTCCATTCCGTCTATGCAGTCAGATAA
- the LOC122578100 gene encoding alpha/beta hydrolase domain-containing protein 17B-like, which translates to MGGVTSSMAAKFAFFPPSPPSYRVVVDESNGNKLKMTDVAERGNVDVLKLKTKKGSEIIGVYVKNPGASLTVLYSHGNAADVGQMYELFCELSLHLRVNLLGYDYTGYGRSSGKPTEHNTYADIEAAYRCLVETYGVKEEDVILYGQSVGSGPTLDLASRLSRLRAVVLHSPILSGLRVMYPVKRTYWFDIYKNIDKIPLVRCPVLVIHGTADDVVDCSHGKQLWELCVEKYEPLWVKGGNHCDLELYPEYIRHLKKFISAVEKSACLKNFSGSLSDHGDKHRSSTDCRDKPRPSTDQLEYSRPSTDCRDKSRSSVDRREKSKKYAENARKSTNAIDQPEKARNSIDRFGGIVRSAVLCNIDCFRPNGATGVGRS; encoded by the exons ATGGGTGGTGTAACATCATCCATGGCGGCCAAGTTTGCCTTTTTTCCGCCGTCTCCGCCGTCATACAGGGTGGTTGTAGATGAATCTAATGGAAATAAGCTCAAGATGACAGATGTAGCAGAGAGAGGAAACGTCGACGTTTTGAAGCTTAAAACAAAGAAAGGAAGTGAGATTATTGGAGTGTATGTAAAGAATCCAGGTGCAAGTTTAACTGTGTTGTATTCACATGGGAATGCTGCTGATGTTGGTCAGATGTATGAGCTGTTTTGTGAACTTAGCCTTCATCTCAGAGTCAACTTATTGGG ATATGACTACACTGGGTATGGACGATCCTCTGGCAAG CCAACTGAGCATAACACTTATGCTGACATAGAAGCTGCGTATAGATGTCTGGTAGAGACATATGGCGTGAAAGAAGAGGATGTTATATTATACGGGCAATCTGTTGGTAGTGGACCAACTCTAGATTTAGCATCACGTTTGTCAAGATTAAGGGCCGTTGTGCTTCATAGCCCAATCTTGTCTGGACTTAGAGTCATGTATCCTGTGAAACGAACATATTGGTTTGATATATACAAG AATATTGACAAGATACCATTAGTCCGATGTCCGGTTTTGGTTATTCAT GGAACTGCGGATGATGTTGTAGATTGTTCTCATGGTAAGCAGCTTTGGGAGCTTTGCGTAGAGAAGTATGAACCATTATGGGTTAAAGGTGGCAATCATTGTGATTTAGAGCTCTACCCAGAGTACATAAGACATCTCAAGAAGTTTATATCAGCTGTTGAGAAGTCGGCCTGCTTGAAAAACTTCTCAGGATCTCTTTCGGATCATGGCGATAAACATCGTAGTAGTACAGATTGTAGAGATAAACCAAGGCCTAGCACAGATCAACTAGAGTACTCAAGGCCTAGCACAGACTGTAGAGATAAGTCAAGATCCAGTGTTGACCGGAGAGAAAAGTCAAAAAAGTATGCAGAAAATGCCAGGAAGTCAACCAATGCCATTGACCAACCTGAGAAAGCAAGAAACAGCATTGACCG GTTTGGAGGTATAGTACGATCAGCGGTTTTGTGCAATATCGATTGTTTTAGGCCTAATGGAGCAACTGGGGTGGGAAGATCATAG